The Aequorivita sublithincola DSM 14238 genome window below encodes:
- a CDS encoding choice-of-anchor B family protein: MKVFLQLSILLFGAISIAQTPCENGMAGQYPCNGLDLSSRISLSTMNAGAGNDSWGWTDPQDGTEYAIMGLDNGTAFVDISDPVNPIYLGKLPAHNNQNSIWRDIKVYKDHAFIVSEASSHGMQVFDLTRLRNVNNAPVTFTEDAHYGGFGNCHNIVINEETGYAYAVGASSTNGGGPIFINIQNPLNPIFEGQFTGDNYCHDAQAVIYDGPDPDYQGREIFFGSNEDRVSIVDVTDKSNPIPISNGFYGSVDYTHQGWLTDDKKYFIIGDELDESTFGFNTRTIIFDVSDLDTPVVHFEYEAAVAAIDHNGYVVGNDFYLSSYRAGLRILDISDIENKNMVETKFFDTYPSSNSARFDGAWSVYPFFASGNIVISDIDRGLFLVRDPLLSVNDNTNLSFSIAPNPVKDVVTITSKTEPITSIEIFNVLGQKVIDANFSENLSENINVSNLQTGMYVLKINATTTKRLLIE, from the coding sequence ATGAAAGTATTTCTACAATTATCTATTTTATTATTTGGCGCCATTTCCATCGCGCAAACCCCTTGTGAAAACGGCATGGCCGGACAATATCCTTGTAATGGTCTTGACCTTTCTTCTAGAATAAGCCTAAGCACAATGAATGCTGGAGCAGGAAATGATTCTTGGGGTTGGACCGATCCGCAAGATGGAACAGAATACGCAATTATGGGTCTCGATAATGGTACCGCTTTCGTAGATATTTCTGATCCTGTAAACCCTATTTATCTTGGTAAATTACCAGCTCATAATAATCAAAATAGTATCTGGAGAGATATTAAAGTTTATAAAGATCACGCCTTCATTGTTAGTGAAGCTAGCAGTCATGGAATGCAGGTTTTTGATTTAACTAGATTGCGCAATGTGAACAACGCACCCGTAACTTTTACTGAAGATGCACATTATGGAGGTTTTGGAAACTGCCACAATATTGTTATCAATGAAGAAACCGGCTATGCTTATGCAGTTGGAGCGTCTTCTACCAATGGTGGAGGTCCAATTTTTATAAATATTCAGAATCCACTAAATCCTATTTTTGAAGGACAATTTACTGGAGATAACTATTGCCACGATGCACAAGCAGTAATTTATGACGGTCCAGACCCAGATTACCAAGGACGTGAAATATTTTTTGGAAGTAATGAAGACAGAGTTTCTATTGTGGATGTTACAGACAAAAGTAATCCAATTCCAATTTCAAACGGTTTCTACGGAAGTGTTGATTACACGCACCAAGGCTGGTTAACAGACGATAAAAAATATTTTATAATTGGTGATGAATTGGACGAGTCTACTTTCGGTTTTAACACGAGAACTATCATTTTTGATGTTAGCGATCTGGACACTCCGGTGGTTCATTTTGAATATGAAGCGGCTGTTGCAGCAATAGACCATAACGGTTATGTTGTAGGTAATGACTTTTATCTTTCTAGCTACCGTGCAGGTTTGCGAATCTTGGACATCAGTGATATCGAAAACAAAAATATGGTTGAGACCAAGTTTTTTGACACCTATCCAAGCAGCAATTCCGCCCGTTTTGATGGAGCTTGGAGCGTTTATCCGTTTTTTGCCAGCGGAAACATCGTTATTAGCGATATTGACAGAGGTCTTTTTCTTGTTCGCGATCCGTTGTTGAGCGTAAACGATAATACCAACCTAAGTTTTTCTATAGCTCCAAACCCTGTAAAAGATGTGGTAACAATTACTTCCAAAACAGAACCTATAACAAGTATTGAAATTTTCAACGTTCTTGGTCAAAAAGTTATAGATGCTAATTTTTCTGAAAACCTTTCTGAAAATATAAATGTTTCCAATCTTCAAACGGGTATGTATGTTTTGAAAATTAATGCGACTACTACAAAACGTTTATTGATTGAATAA
- a CDS encoding T9SS type A sorting domain-containing protein, with protein MCRNGSVFTSINPGGWWDTGSPSNLYRVILSEINEATFTSNYDGSFNPASAYMNDNGDIIPVYWQTFGDRIVLSTSQNYETNIKIFPNPTNDFLYYEIDNPELISEINIYDLNGEKQNSQHSDNSLNLKMLTSGIYFVEFLFKDNRKEIQQIIKL; from the coding sequence GTGTGCAGAAATGGAAGTGTTTTTACAAGTATTAACCCCGGTGGTTGGTGGGATACTGGAAGTCCGAGTAACTTATATCGTGTAATTTTAAGTGAAATAAATGAAGCCACATTTACCTCAAATTATGATGGTAGTTTTAATCCCGCCTCTGCATATATGAATGATAACGGAGATATAATACCCGTTTATTGGCAAACTTTTGGAGATCGAATTGTTTTAAGTACTTCGCAGAATTATGAAACGAACATAAAAATATTCCCCAATCCCACGAATGATTTTCTTTATTATGAAATAGATAATCCGGAGCTGATTTCGGAAATAAATATTTATGATTTAAACGGGGAAAAACAAAATAGTCAACATTCTGATAATTCTTTAAATTTAAAAATGCTCACTAGTGGTATTTATTTCGTTGAATTTTTGTTTAAAGACAACAGAAAAGAAATTCAACAAATAATCAAACTATAA
- the thiL gene encoding thiamine-phosphate kinase gives MFENKDNSSTNIENLGEFGLIDHLTKNFKIKQKSTVKGIGDDAAVISCNSKKEIVVSTDLLLEGVHFDLSYMPLKHLGYKAVVVNLSDIYAMNAEPTQITVSIAVSNRFPVEALEELYAGIETAAKQYNVDVVGGDTTSSTTGLLISITALGTVNKGEAIYRSGAKANDLLVVTGDLGAAYMGLQILEREKEVYKVNPNSQPDLEPYSYLVERQLKPEARKDISILLKEIDVTPTAMIDISDGLSSEILHICKSSKVGCNLFEDKIPLDPQVISTCEEFNLDSTTIALSGGEDYELLFTVSMEDFPKIKANPHLSVIGHITEEKEGVHLISRAGTKIPLIARGWNPLKKSED, from the coding sequence ATGTTCGAAAACAAAGACAACTCCAGTACCAATATTGAAAATTTAGGCGAATTTGGACTTATTGACCATCTCACTAAAAATTTCAAAATAAAGCAAAAGTCAACGGTAAAAGGAATTGGTGATGATGCTGCGGTGATTTCTTGCAATTCAAAAAAGGAGATTGTTGTTTCTACAGATTTGCTTTTGGAAGGCGTGCATTTCGATTTAAGTTATATGCCTTTGAAGCATTTGGGTTATAAAGCTGTAGTTGTAAACTTATCTGATATTTACGCAATGAATGCCGAACCTACTCAAATTACGGTGAGTATTGCGGTTTCTAATAGATTTCCGGTGGAAGCTTTGGAAGAACTTTATGCAGGAATCGAAACTGCTGCGAAACAATACAATGTAGATGTTGTGGGTGGCGACACTACTTCTTCAACCACAGGTTTGCTGATTAGTATAACAGCTTTAGGCACTGTGAATAAAGGCGAAGCAATTTACAGAAGCGGAGCAAAAGCGAACGATTTATTGGTTGTAACCGGCGATCTTGGCGCGGCATATATGGGACTTCAGATTTTGGAGCGCGAAAAAGAAGTTTATAAAGTAAATCCAAACAGTCAGCCAGATTTAGAACCTTATTCCTATTTAGTAGAACGACAGCTGAAACCTGAAGCGCGAAAAGATATCTCAATCTTGTTGAAGGAAATAGATGTGACACCTACTGCTATGATTGACATTAGCGACGGTCTTTCTTCTGAAATTTTACATATCTGTAAAAGCTCCAAAGTAGGTTGTAATTTATTTGAAGATAAAATTCCATTGGATCCTCAGGTAATTTCTACTTGCGAAGAATTCAATTTAGACAGTACAACCATTGCTTTGAGTGGTGGCGAGGATTATGAATTGCTTTTCACCGTAAGTATGGAAGATTTTCCAAAAATAAAGGCGAATCCACATTTATCAGTTATTGGTCATATAACTGAAGAAAAAGAAGGCGTACATTTAATAAGCCGTGCGGGAACAAAAATACCTTTGATTGCACGAGGTTGGAATCCACTGAAAAAGAGTGAAGATTAA
- a CDS encoding aminopeptidase P family protein, whose amino-acid sequence MKYDQIPSKLFTKNRKNFMAKMKPKSVAVFNSNDIYPISADSTMPFQQARDIFYLTGADQEETILVLFPDAPNKEHCEMLFVRETNDHIAVWEGEKLTKEKATEVSGIKSVFWLKEFDKIFFEVMTQAERVYFNTNEHYRQSVETETREDRFIKTTKDKFPAHSWERSNPILQRLRSVKDKIEIDLIQTACNITEKGFKRILNFVKPGVWEYEIEAEFMHEFLRNRSRGFAYTPIVGSGNNANVLHYVVNNQQCKKGDLILLDVGAEYANYSSDMTRTIPVGGKFSKRQREVYDAVKRVKDDATKMLVPGNYWKEYHEEVGKLMTKELLGLKLLDKADVKNEDPNWPAYKKYFMHGTSHHMGLDTHDYGILWEKMTEDMVFTVEPGIYIPAEGFGVRLEDDVVIQKKGEPFNLMRNIPIEAEEIEELMNK is encoded by the coding sequence ATGAAGTACGATCAAATACCAAGCAAACTATTTACAAAAAACCGCAAAAACTTTATGGCCAAAATGAAGCCGAAGAGTGTCGCAGTTTTTAACAGTAACGATATTTACCCAATAAGCGCAGATAGTACGATGCCCTTTCAGCAGGCGCGTGATATATTTTATTTAACAGGTGCAGATCAAGAAGAAACCATCCTTGTGCTTTTTCCAGATGCGCCAAATAAAGAACATTGCGAAATGCTTTTTGTACGCGAAACCAACGATCATATTGCTGTTTGGGAAGGTGAAAAACTCACCAAAGAAAAGGCTACCGAGGTAAGCGGAATTAAATCCGTTTTCTGGTTAAAGGAGTTCGACAAAATTTTCTTTGAAGTAATGACTCAGGCCGAGCGCGTTTATTTCAACACCAACGAGCATTACCGCCAAAGTGTAGAAACCGAAACCCGCGAGGATCGCTTCATAAAAACTACCAAAGATAAATTTCCAGCACATAGTTGGGAACGTAGCAATCCAATCTTGCAACGTTTGCGTTCTGTGAAAGATAAAATTGAAATTGATTTAATTCAAACCGCCTGTAACATTACCGAAAAAGGTTTTAAAAGAATCCTAAATTTCGTAAAACCCGGAGTTTGGGAATACGAGATTGAAGCCGAATTTATGCACGAGTTCCTAAGAAACCGTTCTCGCGGTTTTGCCTATACACCTATTGTTGGTAGTGGCAACAATGCAAACGTGCTTCACTATGTTGTAAATAACCAACAGTGTAAAAAGGGAGATTTAATTCTTTTGGATGTTGGTGCAGAATACGCAAACTATTCCAGCGATATGACCAGAACCATTCCAGTAGGTGGAAAATTCAGCAAGCGTCAGCGCGAAGTTTACGACGCCGTAAAACGTGTGAAAGATGATGCTACAAAAATGCTCGTTCCAGGAAATTATTGGAAAGAATATCACGAAGAAGTTGGTAAACTGATGACCAAAGAACTGCTTGGCCTAAAATTACTTGATAAAGCAGATGTGAAAAACGAAGACCCAAATTGGCCAGCCTACAAAAAATATTTTATGCACGGCACCAGCCATCATATGGGGCTTGACACACACGACTACGGAATTCTATGGGAAAAGATGACTGAAGATATGGTTTTCACTGTGGAACCAGGAATCTATATTCCAGCAGAAGGTTTTGGAGTGCGTTTGGAAGACGATGTAGTGATACAGAAAAAAGGAGAACCTTTCAACTTGATGCGCAATATTCCTATTGAAGCAGAAGAGATTGAGGAGTTGATGAATAAATAG
- a CDS encoding HD domain-containing protein: MIPQDLLKQIDFIKEIDKIKYIQRQTKLFNRDRRENDAEHSWHLAMMAIVLSEHSDREIDLLKVIKMVLIQDIVEIDAGDTLLYAQNKSHENTAEEKKGAERIFGMLPEKQAEKFMQIWTEFETGNSNEAKFAKSMDRLEPLLQNTSNDGGTWKEFGVKYQTVYAKKKVIKNGSTELWNYAETLIEDSVKKGILEK; this comes from the coding sequence ATGATACCTCAAGATTTATTAAAGCAAATTGATTTTATAAAAGAAATAGACAAAATAAAATACATTCAAAGACAGACTAAATTATTCAATAGGGACAGGCGCGAAAACGATGCGGAACATAGTTGGCATTTAGCAATGATGGCGATTGTTTTAAGTGAACATTCAGACAGGGAAATTGATTTATTAAAGGTCATAAAAATGGTCTTAATCCAGGATATTGTAGAAATTGACGCCGGCGATACTTTATTATACGCCCAAAATAAAAGTCACGAAAACACTGCAGAAGAAAAGAAAGGTGCGGAACGTATTTTTGGAATGCTTCCCGAAAAACAAGCGGAGAAATTTATGCAAATTTGGACTGAATTTGAAACAGGTAATTCCAATGAAGCAAAGTTTGCAAAATCAATGGACAGGCTTGAACCCCTATTACAAAATACTTCAAATGACGGAGGAACTTGGAAGGAATTTGGAGTGAAATATCAAACTGTTTACGCGAAGAAAAAAGTAATTAAAAATGGTTCAACAGAGTTATGGAATTATGCCGAAACACTTATTGAAGACAGCGTTAAAAAAGGAATCTTAGAGAAATAA
- a CDS encoding DUF421 domain-containing protein — MNIDTALLVIVSVFAIFTIVLIITRIFGLRTFAKMSSFDFASTISVGAILATIILNNDQSILKGTLALICIIAFQTLFSFLVRKNDSFKKLFTNKPQMLMKDGEIIYDNLKSCNIGMSDLMGKLREANVHKLSEVQAVVFESTGDISVLHSSDKNDVDSIILRDVAEYEK; from the coding sequence ATGAATATAGATACTGCTTTACTCGTTATTGTTTCAGTTTTTGCAATTTTCACAATAGTATTGATAATTACACGAATTTTTGGACTCAGAACATTTGCTAAAATGTCCAGCTTCGATTTTGCTTCCACTATTTCTGTTGGTGCAATATTAGCAACAATTATATTGAATAACGACCAAAGTATTTTAAAAGGAACATTGGCTTTAATTTGTATAATTGCATTTCAAACCCTCTTTTCATTTTTGGTCAGGAAAAATGATAGCTTTAAAAAGCTTTTCACCAATAAACCGCAAATGCTTATGAAAGATGGAGAAATTATTTACGATAATTTAAAGAGTTGCAACATTGGTATGAGTGATTTAATGGGAAAATTAAGAGAGGCCAACGTACATAAATTGTCTGAAGTCCAAGCTGTAGTTTTTGAAAGTACTGGAGATATTTCAGTATTGCATAGTTCAGATAAAAATGATGTTGATTCCATAATCTTAAGAGATGTTGCAGAATATGAAAAATGA
- the sufB gene encoding Fe-S cluster assembly protein SufB, whose amino-acid sequence MKYTEDDLKKELETKEYEYGFYTDIESDTFPVGLNEDVVRAISLKKEEPEWMTEWRIEAYRYWLQMEEPDWANVNYEKPDFQNISYYSAPNKKPKYDSIDEVDPELLDTFKRLGISLDEQKKLAGVAVDIVMDSVSVATTFKKTLAEKGIIFCSISEAIKEHPELVKKYLGTVVPQRDNFYAALNCAVFSDGSFCYIPKGVRCPMELSTYFRINQGGTGQFERTLLIADEGSYVSYLEGCTAPSRDENQLHAAVVELIALDDAEIKYSTVQNWYPGNKEGKGGVYNFVTKRGICEKNAKISWTQVETGSAVTWKYPSCILKGDNSIGEFYSIAVTNDYQQADTGTKMIHIGKNTRSTIISKGISAGKSQNSYRGLVKIMPNADNARNFSQCDSLLMGNSCGAHTFPYIEVKNKTAQIEHEATTSKIGEDQIFYCNQRGINTEKAIALIVNGFSKEVLNKLPMEFAVEAQKLLEISLEGSVG is encoded by the coding sequence ATGAAATATACAGAGGACGATTTAAAAAAAGAATTAGAAACCAAGGAATACGAATATGGTTTCTATACCGATATAGAGTCTGACACTTTTCCCGTTGGATTAAATGAAGATGTGGTGAGAGCTATTTCCTTAAAAAAGGAAGAGCCAGAGTGGATGACAGAATGGCGCATTGAAGCTTACCGTTATTGGTTGCAAATGGAAGAACCAGATTGGGCTAATGTGAATTACGAAAAGCCTGATTTTCAGAATATTTCATATTATTCCGCACCTAACAAAAAACCAAAGTACGACAGTATTGATGAAGTAGATCCTGAACTTTTGGACACTTTCAAAAGACTTGGAATTTCTTTGGACGAACAAAAAAAGCTAGCCGGAGTTGCTGTGGATATTGTGATGGATTCTGTTTCCGTAGCAACTACTTTCAAAAAGACTTTAGCTGAAAAAGGAATTATTTTCTGTTCCATTTCCGAAGCAATTAAAGAACATCCAGAGCTAGTTAAAAAATATTTGGGAACTGTAGTTCCTCAGCGTGACAATTTTTATGCAGCCTTGAACTGTGCTGTTTTTAGTGATGGTTCATTCTGCTATATTCCTAAAGGTGTTCGTTGCCCAATGGAACTTTCTACCTATTTCCGCATCAACCAAGGTGGAACAGGACAATTTGAAAGAACTTTATTGATTGCAGACGAAGGAAGCTACGTAAGCTATCTAGAAGGCTGCACCGCTCCAAGTCGTGACGAAAATCAATTGCACGCCGCAGTGGTGGAATTAATAGCACTGGACGATGCCGAAATAAAATACTCAACAGTACAAAACTGGTATCCTGGAAATAAAGAAGGTAAGGGTGGTGTTTACAATTTCGTTACCAAACGTGGAATTTGCGAAAAGAACGCAAAAATTTCTTGGACACAAGTGGAAACCGGAAGCGCCGTTACTTGGAAATATCCAAGCTGTATTTTAAAAGGAGATAATTCCATAGGCGAATTTTACTCAATTGCCGTAACGAATGATTATCAGCAAGCAGATACGGGAACCAAAATGATTCATATTGGTAAGAACACTCGAAGCACCATTATTTCTAAAGGTATTTCTGCCGGAAAATCACAGAACAGCTATCGTGGTTTGGTGAAGATTATGCCGAATGCAGACAACGCTCGTAATTTTTCGCAGTGTGATTCTTTGCTGATGGGCAACAGCTGCGGCGCACATACTTTTCCATACATTGAAGTAAAAAATAAAACCGCCCAGATAGAGCACGAAGCAACCACAAGTAAAATTGGGGAAGACCAGATTTTTTATTGCAATCAACGCGGTATAAATACTGAAAAAGCCATTGCTTTGATAGTAAACGGTTTCAGTAAAGAAGTTTTGAATAAACTTCCAATGGAATTTGCTGTGGAAGCTCAAAAATTATTGGAAATCAGCCTTGAAGGCTCCGTTGGATAA
- a CDS encoding ZIP family metal transporter, which produces MMTIIVVIIVTGALIIGAFWGIYGNMSKNLEGFLVALAGGALLVSALLELINPALEKNSIPITLAAVFAGAITFTILDYLVKEKWGSKSGGGLLAAITLDGIPENLALGVALIGAGPLSVAALSGSILLSNLPEAAGGAKEMSNNDNSKKKVLWLWIGTALILSASALLSHYLLADVPKEYLNYIKCFAGGAVVASLALEVFPKAFKKEKYWTGLATAIGLILALYLNTLGE; this is translated from the coding sequence ATGATGACAATTATCGTAGTGATCATAGTTACGGGAGCACTTATAATTGGTGCTTTTTGGGGTATTTATGGAAATATGTCAAAAAATCTTGAAGGTTTTTTGGTGGCTTTGGCGGGTGGAGCACTTTTAGTTTCTGCCTTGCTCGAATTGATAAACCCTGCGCTCGAAAAAAACTCAATACCTATTACATTGGCAGCAGTTTTTGCCGGCGCCATTACATTTACTATTTTAGATTATTTGGTAAAAGAAAAATGGGGTTCTAAAAGTGGTGGCGGATTACTCGCCGCAATTACACTTGACGGTATTCCCGAAAATTTGGCTCTGGGCGTTGCACTAATCGGAGCAGGACCATTATCCGTTGCCGCTTTGTCGGGTTCGATACTCTTATCCAATCTCCCAGAGGCAGCAGGTGGAGCGAAAGAAATGTCAAACAATGATAATTCAAAAAAGAAAGTTCTTTGGCTCTGGATTGGTACTGCACTTATACTTTCAGCATCTGCACTATTAAGTCATTATTTATTAGCTGATGTTCCTAAGGAATATTTGAATTATATAAAATGTTTTGCTGGCGGCGCAGTCGTTGCATCACTCGCTTTGGAGGTTTTTCCAAAAGCATTCAAAAAAGAAAAATATTGGACAGGTTTGGCAACAGCAATCGGTTTAATTTTAGCATTATATTTAAATACTTTAGGCGAGTAA
- a CDS encoding alpha/beta fold hydrolase gives MIFHYKNTPIHYETFGSGPAIILLHGFLESSTMWKPLIPQLSKNNFVITIDFPGHGKSGVLAEIHTMELMAEVVNEILQHLQISTATFIGHSMGGYVTLAFAEMFLEKIEKIILLNSTTENDDAEKKAIRERSVKILDSVPEAFISMAISNLFTEESKQQNTSEIEKLKAEANTFPVAGIQANIKGMKDRQDRKQVLKNFKKGKFLIAGLHDTIVPYAASKEITENTNTTLITFNSGHMAVIENLSELKVVLNKILN, from the coding sequence ATGATATTTCACTACAAAAATACTCCAATCCATTACGAAACCTTCGGAAGCGGTCCAGCAATAATATTGCTTCACGGTTTTTTGGAAAGTTCCACAATGTGGAAACCCTTGATTCCTCAGTTATCAAAAAACAATTTCGTAATTACAATTGACTTCCCCGGTCACGGAAAAAGCGGAGTTCTTGCTGAAATCCACACCATGGAATTAATGGCTGAAGTTGTAAACGAAATATTGCAACATTTGCAAATTTCCACAGCAACTTTCATTGGCCATTCAATGGGTGGTTACGTTACGCTGGCTTTCGCCGAAATGTTTCTCGAGAAAATAGAAAAAATTATTCTTCTAAATTCCACAACAGAAAATGACGATGCCGAGAAAAAAGCAATCAGAGAACGTTCTGTAAAAATTTTAGATAGTGTTCCAGAAGCCTTTATTAGTATGGCTATTAGCAATTTATTTACTGAAGAAAGCAAACAGCAAAATACATCTGAAATTGAGAAACTAAAAGCTGAAGCAAATACATTTCCAGTTGCAGGTATTCAAGCCAATATTAAAGGAATGAAGGACCGACAGGACAGAAAACAAGTCTTAAAAAACTTCAAAAAAGGAAAGTTTTTAATTGCTGGACTACACGACACTATTGTTCCTTATGCAGCTTCAAAAGAAATTACTGAAAACACAAATACGACACTCATTACTTTCAACAGCGGGCATATGGCTGTTATTGAAAACCTCAGTGAGCTAAAAGTAGTGTTGAATAAAATTCTAAATTAA
- a CDS encoding HesB/IscA family protein — translation MIKVSENAKTKIAQLMSEEGFNIAADYVRVGVKSGGCSGLSYELTFDHSLGENDKLFEEANVKIAVDKKSFLYLVGTTLEYSGGLNGKGFVFNNPNANRTCGCGESFSL, via the coding sequence ATGATTAAGGTAAGTGAAAATGCAAAAACCAAGATAGCCCAACTGATGAGCGAGGAAGGCTTTAACATTGCCGCAGATTACGTGCGCGTTGGTGTTAAAAGCGGAGGTTGTTCCGGTTTGAGTTATGAATTAACGTTTGACCATAGTCTTGGTGAAAACGATAAACTTTTTGAAGAAGCAAATGTAAAAATTGCCGTAGACAAAAAAAGCTTTTTATACCTCGTTGGTACCACGTTGGAATACAGCGGCGGACTCAACGGAAAAGGTTTTGTCTTTAACAATCCCAACGCTAATCGCACATGCGGTTGTGGCGAGTCTTTTTCTCTTTAA
- a CDS encoding cytochrome-c peroxidase — protein sequence MMKQRFGKTYLFLIGFLVLSVLVACSSNDTDPEEPMEQYVPTPKPLIVPSILQRLLPPPYIPADNTQTVEGIALGRKLFYDPILSGNGTQACASCHQPENSFTDNTRLSIGIDGLEGTRNSMPLYNMAWNINEEFFWDGRAKSIEIQALEPVINPVEMHNTWQNAVASLQSNVAYPELFNKAFGTKNITKELTAKAIAQFERTLISANSPFDRYLEGENSLTPQEINGFAIFMDEARGDCFHCHGNEFSPLWTDNTFHNNGLDAVITDKGLGGVSGDPNEDGKFKSPSLRNLAYTAPYMHDGRFATLDEVINHYSEGLVYSPTIDPLMKTISKGGVQLTEPDKADLKAFLLSLSDPSFINNPDFQDPN from the coding sequence ATGATGAAGCAACGTTTTGGCAAAACATATCTATTTTTGATAGGCTTTTTGGTCCTAAGCGTTTTGGTTGCTTGTTCTTCAAACGACACAGATCCTGAAGAACCAATGGAGCAATATGTGCCAACGCCCAAACCTTTAATTGTTCCTTCAATTTTACAACGCCTATTGCCGCCACCATACATTCCAGCCGATAATACTCAAACTGTGGAAGGAATTGCTTTGGGAAGAAAACTTTTTTACGATCCAATCCTTTCTGGAAATGGAACACAAGCCTGCGCATCTTGCCACCAACCCGAGAATTCATTTACTGACAATACGCGATTGAGCATCGGTATTGATGGTCTTGAAGGAACCCGAAATAGCATGCCACTATATAATATGGCTTGGAATATCAATGAAGAATTCTTTTGGGACGGACGCGCCAAAAGTATAGAAATACAAGCACTAGAACCAGTTATAAACCCAGTAGAAATGCACAACACTTGGCAAAACGCAGTTGCCAGTTTGCAAAGTAACGTTGCTTATCCTGAACTTTTCAACAAAGCTTTTGGAACAAAAAATATCACCAAGGAATTAACCGCCAAAGCAATAGCTCAATTTGAGCGTACCCTTATTTCTGCCAATTCTCCTTTTGATAGATATTTGGAAGGCGAAAATTCATTGACGCCACAAGAAATTAACGGTTTTGCAATTTTTATGGACGAAGCTCGAGGCGATTGCTTCCACTGTCATGGCAATGAATTCAGTCCACTGTGGACCGATAATACGTTTCACAACAACGGGCTGGACGCTGTTATTACGGACAAAGGATTAGGCGGAGTTTCTGGCGATCCTAATGAGGATGGTAAATTCAAATCACCTTCTTTACGAAATCTAGCTTATACTGCTCCTTATATGCATGACGGTCGTTTTGCTACTCTTGATGAAGTAATAAACCATTATAGCGAAGGCTTGGTCTATTCTCCAACCATTGATCCATTAATGAAAACTATTTCAAAAGGTGGCGTACAATTAACGGAACCAGACAAAGCAGACCTAAAAGCTTTTCTACTTTCACTCTCGGATCCATCTTTCATAAACAATCCAGATTTTCAAGATCCCAATTAA
- a CDS encoding MbnP family protein, giving the protein MKKVFLLLVMAVFAVSCGGDDDTQPEILGCTDPNSINYNAAATKDDGSCIAVILGCTDPASSNYNPDANTDDGSCVYNKNVTLNFTQNWDGKDVTNSDFNTTIFTNEFGSLLNITKLRYLISRISLLKADGSTVDFEEYKLIDLEDPTSLKLTPAKLAPTGDYNGIAFTYGFNEKDNTSGSLPDLNAANWNWPDMLGGGYHFMQMEGKYDDGSGGELPYAYHNGTARVSNGVFEQNFLTFIFTQNFTITNDATIEIKMNIAEWYKNPYTWNLNDYNIDLMMNYDAQKLMHDNGATVFSIGAITQ; this is encoded by the coding sequence ATGAAAAAAGTATTTCTTTTATTGGTTATGGCAGTTTTTGCCGTTTCTTGTGGCGGTGATGACGATACTCAGCCAGAAATTCTTGGATGTACTGATCCTAATTCTATAAACTATAATGCAGCAGCAACAAAAGATGATGGATCTTGTATTGCTGTTATTTTAGGTTGTACTGATCCCGCCTCTTCAAACTACAATCCAGATGCCAATACGGATGATGGTTCTTGTGTTTACAACAAAAACGTTACGCTTAATTTCACCCAAAACTGGGACGGAAAAGACGTTACCAATTCAGATTTCAACACCACGATTTTTACTAATGAATTTGGAAGTCTTTTAAATATTACAAAACTTAGATATTTAATTTCGCGTATTTCTCTTCTAAAAGCAGACGGTTCTACCGTAGATTTTGAAGAATATAAATTAATTGATTTAGAAGATCCAACTTCCCTGAAACTTACACCGGCAAAATTGGCCCCCACTGGAGATTATAACGGCATTGCATTTACTTATGGTTTCAACGAAAAAGATAACACTAGCGGGTCTCTTCCAGATCTTAATGCCGCAAACTGGAACTGGCCAGATATGTTGGGCGGAGGATACCATTTTATGCAGATGGAAGGAAAATATGATGATGGTAGCGGAGGAGAACTTCCTTATGCCTACCATAATGGTACAGCCCGAGTTAGCAATGGAGTTTTTGAACAAAACTTCCTCACCTTTATTTTCACTCAAAACTTTACCATAACCAATGATGCTACTATTGAAATAAAAATGAATATAGCAGAATGGTATAAAAACCCATACACTTGGAATTTGAATGATTACAACATAGATTTAATGATGAATTATGACGCTCAAAAACTCATGCACGATAATGGAGCAACTGTTTTCAGCATTGGAGCCATAACACAATAA